The Candidatus Binataceae bacterium genome includes the window GTGCCGCAGGCGTTTCCCAGGGCTCGCTGTACAACTACGTCGAGAGCAAGGACGCGCTCTTCTACCTGATTATCGACCGAGGCCTTAGCGATGCTCCCCTGCCCGCGGCTCTCAAGCTTCCGATTAAAACCCCGTCGTTGACCGACACGCTGGTCCGGCTGCGTGTTCGCATCAATTCGCAGCTTGCGTTGCCCGAGCTCGAAAGCGCGCTCACGCGATCCTCGGTCGCGGACCCGCGGGCCGAACTGGAAACGATCGTCCGCCAATATTACGCCGGGGTGGAACGTGTGGGTCGCGGGCTCGACCTGGTAGAACGGTCGGCGGTCGACCTGCCGGAGCTCGCCCAGCTTTTTTACATCGAACGCCGGCGCTCGCTAGTCGCACAGCTCGGAAGATATCTGGAAAGCAGAATCAGGATGGGAGCGGTTCGCCCCCTCCCCGATGTGCCGACCGCCGCGCGTCTCATCCTGGAGACGGTGGTCTGGTTTGCACGCCATCGGCACAACTCGCCGGACTCCGCGATGATCAGCGACGCAGCCGCGCTCGAAACCACTGTCGATTTTCTGGTGAGCGGCCTGCTGGCCCCTCCTGCCCGAGCCACCTCCACCAAACTGAAGGGAAACCCCCAAAGGAGCCAGCTGCACGCAGGCCCGAAGCTGTAGTGAAACCCATGCGATTCTCACGCGAACTCCCTTCCCCGCAGAGGCAGCGCCTTTGCTCCGCGAACTCCGGAGGCTCGGATGACAAGTTTGCGATCGTATCTACTCATGATCATGATTGCCCCGCTGCTGGCTGCACCGGTCTGGGGAGCGGACCAGAGCAAGTCGGTCGAATGGCCCTACTACGGCAACGATCCGGGCGGACAGCGTTTTTCGCCCCTCGACCAGGTCAATCGAGGTAACGTTTCCCAGCTCAAGGTCGCCTGGGTCTACCACACTGGCGACATCTCAAATGGCAACCCCGGTCCCAGCAAGAGCGGCTTTGAGAACACTCCCATCGTGATCGACGGGACGATGTACATCTCGACCCCGTTCTGTCGCGTGATCGCCCTGAATCCCGAAACCGGTACCGAGAAATGGAGTTACGATCCGCAGATCAGGAAGGACCAGCCCTACTCGGAAGGACTGATAAATCGCGGCGTATCCTCGTGGCTCGATCCTGAGCGCAAACCGGGAGAGGCATGCCGGCGCCGAATCTTTATCGCTACCATCGATGCACGGTTAATCGCACTCGACGCCGCCTCGGGAAAACCCTGTTCCGACTTCGGCGGCGCGGGAACCGTGAATCTCAAGAGCGGCGTGAAGAATATCGACCGCATCGGTTACTACGGCGAATACGAGGAGACCTCGCCACCCGCGATCATCGACGACCTGGTCATCGTAGGTTCCGCGATCGGTGACAATCGAGCCGTGGATGAGCCGCTCGGGACGGTGCGAGCCTTCGACGCGCGCACCGGATCATTGCGGTGGTCATGGAATCCGATCCCACAAGGAGCCGATGACCCGGCGTGGAAGGACTGGAAACCAGAGGACGCACTTCGGACCGGCGCAGGCAACACCTGGGCACCGATCTCGGTCGATCCGCAAAATGAGCTGGTGTTTCTGCCGGTTGCGAGCGCAAGCCCCGACTATTTCGGCGGCGCGCGGCGTGGTTCCGACGTCTATTCAGATTCGCTAGTTGCATTGCACGCACAGACCGGCCGCTTGGCCTGGTACTTCCAGACCACCCACCACGATTTATGGGACTACGACAATCCGTCGCAGCCGTTGCTCGCTACCATACGGCAGGGCGGCGCCGAAATCCGCGCGGTGGTGCAGGGCACCAAGCGCGGCCAACTGTTTGTCTTTAACCGGCTCACCGGAGCGCCGGTGTTTCCCATCATCGAAAAACCGGTGGCGCAATCCGATGCTCGCGGCGAGGAGACCTCACCCACCCAACCTTTCCCGACTTTGCCGCCACCCCTGGTGCCGCAGACTCTGACGGCCGACCAGGCATGGGGCGTGGCCTACTTCGATCGCCGCCAGTGCCGCAAGCGAATGGAAGCATTGCGCTCCGAGGGAATCTTCACGCCCCCTTCAGTTGGTGGTTCGCTAATCATTCCGGGCAATACCGGGGGAATGAACTGGAGCGGCGCCGCGTTCGACCCCCAGCGTCAGATACTAGTCACCAACCTGAATAACCTGGTCGCGGACGTTCACCTGATTCCGCGTCGCGAATTCACCGAGCGGCAAAGCAACTCGCGCGGGTTCGATCTCGAATTTGCCCCACAGTTGGGCGCTTCCTATGGGATGAGCCGCACCTTTCTGCGTTCATCGCTTCTCGGGCTTCCGTGCAATCCGCCGCCCTGGGGCATGCTGGCAGCGGTTGATCTGTCGACGGGTCAGATCCGATGGTCGGTCCCGCTGGGCGACGTGGTGCGCTCGGTTAGTCCTATTCCACTCCCCGATTTTCACTGGGGCGGGCCGAGCCTGGGCGGTGAAATCGTCACCGCCGGCGGGCTGGTCTTTATTGCGGGGGTCCTCGGCGACCCGCATTTCCGCGCATTTGACATCGAAACCGGTCAGTTGCGGTGGACCGGGGACCTGCCAGCGGGAGGCAACGCCACTCCCATGACCTACAGCATCAACGGCCGGCAGTACGTCGTGATCGCGGCGGGCGGTCACGCGAAATTCAACTCGCCACGCAGCGATAGCCTGGTCGCCTTCGCGCTCCCACAAGCAAGCGACACAGCCAGCGCCGGCAATTGAGCGCACTCCGTTCAGGTCGCCGCGCGTTCGCGCTGCGACCTCCGTGCGGTGAAGCGCAGCCCTGTCACCGTCAGCCAGTTCCACCGCGATGAATTCCGCGATTTTCCAGTCCCCGAGAAATCGCGTCCGCCCCGAATTAGCTCGCACCCTTGAATGTTGCCATCCACCACTTGTTACCGTACGGATCACCGATCCCAGCAACTCTGTCGCCCCACGGCATGTCGGCCGGCGCACCCAGCGAGCGAGCGCCGAGACCGAGCGCGCGTTTATATGACGCATCGACGTCCGGCATGTATAGGTATAGGGTCGCCGGCGGAGGCGCGCTGGTGGGAGTTTTGTTCCATTCAGCGAGCGGACCGAACTCACGTGGAATCGATTTTGCGATGCCGAGCATCACGATCGAATCACCGATCTTGATCTCGGCGTGATAGCCATCTTCGTTTCCCGTCCCGGGAAACCGCACTTCGGCATTGAACGCCTGCTTAAGGAATTCGATCAAATCGAGGCGTCCGTAGATGTACGGCGTGACCGTGTGAAAATCTTTTTGCTGGTAGTCAGCCATAGGAATTCTCCCTGACCAATCTGGCTTTTGGCGCCCTTCCCACGTTAAATTGGGGCGACTCTTTGGATTAAAACGATGGCGTTTGAGCCGGTCGGTTTCAAGGGCAAAAAGATTCTCATCACCGGCGCCACCGGCCTGGTGGCGAGGCCCCTGGTGCGTGCGTACGCCCGGGAGGGGACAGTCTATGCGATGGCGCGATACGGGAGAGCGGAAGACCGACGCGCCATGGAAGCGCTGGGCGCAATACCAATCGCCGTCGATCTGGCCCAGCAGGAAAGTCTCGCGGCAGTTCCCGAAGATATCGACTACGTGATCAATTGCGCGGTTGCGCGCAGTGGCAATTTCGATGTGGACTTCCGTGCCAATGCCGACGGGGTTGGCTTCCTGATGGCTCGGTGTCGCAAGGCGATGGCGTTCCTGCACGTCTCCAGCACCGCGGTCTACGAATATCGCGGCCACGCGCCGCGCAAGGAATCCGACCCGCTCGGCGATAACCATCGCGCGATGTTTGCGACCTACTCCATCTCCAAGATCGCCGGCGAAAGGGTGTGCATGTTCGCTGCGCGCCAGTTCGGCATTCCGACTACCATCGCCCGGCTTTGCGTTCCTTATGGTGAGCAGGGCGGCTGGCCGTACTTTCATCTGATGATGATGCGCAACGGCGCGGCCATCGAGGTGCACCCCGAGCGTCCCAACTATTACAACCTGCTGCACGTCGAGGATTGCATCGAAAAGATCCCGCGCCTCTTGGCGGCCGCTACGCGGGAGGTCACCTTGACCAATTTCGCAGGCTCGCCGCGCGTGAGCATCGAGGAATGGTGCGACTATCTGGGTGAGCTGACCGGGCTCAAGCCGCGCTACGTCGACAATCCCAGCGCCTTCGGGAGCTTGTGCACCGACCTGACACGGATGCGCGAACTGGTGGGCGACACTAGGGTTGATTGGCACGCTGGCATCCGCGGCATGATTGCGGCGCTTGCACCAGAACTGTTGGAGCGCGGGTCCAATCGTTCGCCCGCTTAGGCGCCGGTCCAGCACCCGACAGGCGCAGATTGGTTTGCTAGGGGCCGGAACCGTCAGGTTAGGCGACCGCGGAACACCTCCTGCATGGCGGGCAGGATAACCGCCCAATCGGCCACAATCCCGAAGTTCGCGCGCTCGAAGATCGCGGCTTCCGGATCGTTGTTGATTGCGACTACGGTTTCGACGCGTTTGATTCCCACCGTGTGGTTCGGGACCCCGCGAATTCCAATCGCCAGATACAGGCGCGGATCGATAGCTTTGCCGGTGAGTCCCACCTGGAGCTGGCGCGGCACCCATCCAGCGTCCGTCACGCGCCGTGTCGCGCACAGCGCCGCGCGCATCACCCGAGCGAAGTCGGTCGCCCGTGCGACCCCTTCCGGCCCCCCCACCCCGGTTCCCACTCCTACCACCACTTCCGCACCCTCAAGTGGCTCGATCGATTCGTCAAGTAGCGAGTGCTGCGCGACCACCTCGCTGAGCGGCGCTGACAATTGCGGGACGATGGTTTCGACCGCGGCGATGCGCTCCGCACGTGGCTCAGCCAGCTCCAGCATCCCCTGGCGCACCGTCGCCATTTGCGGGTAGGTCTTGGAAAGAATGGGCGCGACAATATTTCCGCCGAAGGCTGGTTTGAGCGCGACCATCCGGTCCTGTTCATCTACCTCGAGCCCGATCGCGTCACCGGTGAGTCCCAGCCCCAGCCGCGCGGCAAGCCGCGGCCCCCAATCCCGTCCGCGTTCGCTGGCGGGGAGTAGGAGACCCCATGGCATCCTCTCGCGCACCAGCTGCGCAACTGCCGCGGCCGCGCTGGCCGGCGAATAGGACTCAAGCTCTTGATGGTCGAGCACCATGACGCGGTCCGCTCCATAGCTCGCGACCAATCCCGCGTGCTGCGCGAACGACTTGGGAAAACCGACCGCGACCACGGCCCCACCGAGACTCGCCGCGAGCTGGTCGGCGCGAGAAAGAAGCTCGAGCGAGCCGCGCGTGACATGCCCGCGCAGGTCCATCTCACATGCAACCCAGACGTCACGCGTGCGTGTCCCGTTGCGGATGCCGGGGGCAACAAGGCGGCGCTCCTTCTTGCGCGGCGTAAGCGCGCCCACTTTATCGAGATTTTCGACCAACGCAGCAGCAGCGCGTTCCGGATCGGCCGCGTCGATGAACTTGCATTCGGTCTTCGGGGTGCGCTGCACGAGCACTTCCTGCACCCAGGTCGGCGACCCCGCAAAGCCAAACGCGTCGCCCGCGCTGCTCAGCTCGCCCGCGCGGACGACCTGAATGGGTTTCGATTTGGCGGCTTCCTGCGCGCCCGGCTTCATCTTTATGGGTTGCGCCACCCGTTCCGCGCAGGTCAGCACCACCGGCATCAGCGCCTTGATCTCTTCGTAGCCCTCATCGCTTTCGCGCTCGGCGCGAATGATGCGGCCGTCGATCTCGAGTTTGCGCACCCCGGTAATTTGCGCAGCCGCGATCAGCTCCGCGATT containing:
- a CDS encoding pyrroloquinoline quinone-dependent dehydrogenase, which codes for MTSLRSYLLMIMIAPLLAAPVWGADQSKSVEWPYYGNDPGGQRFSPLDQVNRGNVSQLKVAWVYHTGDISNGNPGPSKSGFENTPIVIDGTMYISTPFCRVIALNPETGTEKWSYDPQIRKDQPYSEGLINRGVSSWLDPERKPGEACRRRIFIATIDARLIALDAASGKPCSDFGGAGTVNLKSGVKNIDRIGYYGEYEETSPPAIIDDLVIVGSAIGDNRAVDEPLGTVRAFDARTGSLRWSWNPIPQGADDPAWKDWKPEDALRTGAGNTWAPISVDPQNELVFLPVASASPDYFGGARRGSDVYSDSLVALHAQTGRLAWYFQTTHHDLWDYDNPSQPLLATIRQGGAEIRAVVQGTKRGQLFVFNRLTGAPVFPIIEKPVAQSDARGEETSPTQPFPTLPPPLVPQTLTADQAWGVAYFDRRQCRKRMEALRSEGIFTPPSVGGSLIIPGNTGGMNWSGAAFDPQRQILVTNLNNLVADVHLIPRREFTERQSNSRGFDLEFAPQLGASYGMSRTFLRSSLLGLPCNPPPWGMLAAVDLSTGQIRWSVPLGDVVRSVSPIPLPDFHWGGPSLGGEIVTAGGLVFIAGVLGDPHFRAFDIETGQLRWTGDLPAGGNATPMTYSINGRQYVVIAAGGHAKFNSPRSDSLVAFALPQASDTASAGN
- a CDS encoding FAD-binding protein translates to MLKIAVCIKQIPLIEDANFDAETKTIKRDGPAVISAFDLRAISLAVELKNKHGAECTVVTMGPPQARQALVDALAMGMDHAVHLEDRAFAGSDTLATARALATWLARGSFDLVLLGKYSLDAETGQVGPEIAELIAAAQITGVRKLEIDGRIIRAERESDEGYEEIKALMPVVLTCAERVAQPIKMKPGAQEAAKSKPIQVVRAGELSSAGDAFGFAGSPTWVQEVLVQRTPKTECKFIDAADPERAAAALVENLDKVGALTPRKKERRLVAPGIRNGTRTRDVWVACEMDLRGHVTRGSLELLSRADQLAASLGGAVVAVGFPKSFAQHAGLVASYGADRVMVLDHQELESYSPASAAAAVAQLVRERMPWGLLLPASERGRDWGPRLAARLGLGLTGDAIGLEVDEQDRMVALKPAFGGNIVAPILSKTYPQMATVRQGMLELAEPRAERIAAVETIVPQLSAPLSEVVAQHSLLDESIEPLEGAEVVVGVGTGVGGPEGVARATDFARVMRAALCATRRVTDAGWVPRQLQVGLTGKAIDPRLYLAIGIRGVPNHTVGIKRVETVVAINNDPEAAIFERANFGIVADWAVILPAMQEVFRGRLT
- a CDS encoding VOC family protein, producing the protein MADYQQKDFHTVTPYIYGRLDLIEFLKQAFNAEVRFPGTGNEDGYHAEIKIGDSIVMLGIAKSIPREFGPLAEWNKTPTSAPPPATLYLYMPDVDASYKRALGLGARSLGAPADMPWGDRVAGIGDPYGNKWWMATFKGAS
- a CDS encoding helix-turn-helix domain-containing protein, which translates into the protein MSRRRPPDRLPQIIDAAIEVFIRKGYRRTQMSDVARAAGVSQGSLYNYVESKDALFYLIIDRGLSDAPLPAALKLPIKTPSLTDTLVRLRVRINSQLALPELESALTRSSVADPRAELETIVRQYYAGVERVGRGLDLVERSAVDLPELAQLFYIERRRSLVAQLGRYLESRIRMGAVRPLPDVPTAARLILETVVWFARHRHNSPDSAMISDAAALETTVDFLVSGLLAPPARATSTKLKGNPQRSQLHAGPKL
- a CDS encoding NAD(P)-dependent oxidoreductase, yielding MAFEPVGFKGKKILITGATGLVARPLVRAYAREGTVYAMARYGRAEDRRAMEALGAIPIAVDLAQQESLAAVPEDIDYVINCAVARSGNFDVDFRANADGVGFLMARCRKAMAFLHVSSTAVYEYRGHAPRKESDPLGDNHRAMFATYSISKIAGERVCMFAARQFGIPTTIARLCVPYGEQGGWPYFHLMMMRNGAAIEVHPERPNYYNLLHVEDCIEKIPRLLAAATREVTLTNFAGSPRVSIEEWCDYLGELTGLKPRYVDNPSAFGSLCTDLTRMRELVGDTRVDWHAGIRGMIAALAPELLERGSNRSPA